Proteins encoded together in one Hevea brasiliensis isolate MT/VB/25A 57/8 chromosome 16, ASM3005281v1, whole genome shotgun sequence window:
- the LOC110634458 gene encoding uncharacterized protein LOC110634458, translating into MNKLLDFGRKALFYVRVLSGYEERKICNYRLQLEKRLQQAQERKAALRKIPEQAILSEVRRMVEEMQTLNWKLEETEAAIEEYFKPVDKEAEIIMKMQLEGEEKTMKEMMKVMQTQALLERAEAEKSANSHNVDTNQHSQEMDSSSSTKQHAQMG; encoded by the exons ATGAATAAGTTATTGGATTTTGGAAGGAAAGCCCTTTTCTATGTGAGGGTTCTTTCTGGGTATGAAGAACGTAAAATCTGCAATTATAGATTGCAGCTCGAGAAGCGTCTCCAACAG GCACAAGAAAGAAAGGCAGCTTTGAGAAAGATCCCTGAGCAGGCTATATTATCAGAGGTTCGCCGCATGGTTGAGGAGATGCAAACTTTAAACTGGAAGCTAGAGGAAACT GAGGCTGCTATTGAAGAATACTTTAAGCCGGTTGACAAGGAAGCTGAAATTATAATGAAGATGCAGCTTGAAGGGGAGGAGAAGACAATGAAGGAGATGATGAAGGTTATGCAAACACAAGCTTTGCTTGAAAGAGCTGAAGCAGAAAAAAGTGCAAATTCACATAATGTGGACACAAACCAACATAGCCAGGAGATGGATTCATCTTCCTCCACCAAGCAACATGCTCAGATGGGATGA
- the LOC110634442 gene encoding bax inhibitor 1 has protein sequence MDAFASFFDSQSASRNRWTYDSLKNFRQISPVVQTHLKQVYLTLCCALVASAAGAYLHILWNIGGLLTTFACLGSMAWLLSVPPYEEQKRVALLMAAGLFEGASVGPLVDLAIEIDPSILITAFVGTSVAFGCFSAAATLARRREYLYLGGLLSSGLSILLWLQVASSIFGGSAAIFKFELYFGLLVFVGYVVVDTQDIIEKAHLGDLDYVKHALNLFTDFVAVFVRILIIMLKNSAEKEERKKKRRN, from the exons ATGGACGCGTTCGCATCGTTCTTCGACTCCCAATCGGCTTCAAGGAATCGCTGGACCTACGACTCTCTCAAGAACTTCCGCCAGATCTCTCCTGTTGTCCAGACTCATCTTAAGCAG GTTTATTTGACCTTATGTTGTGCACTGGTTGCATCTGCAGCTGGGGCTTACCTACATATCCTGTGGAACATTGGTGGTCTTCTGACGACGTTTGCATGTTTGGGAAGCATGGCTTGGCTACTCTCCGTGCCACCTTATGAAGAA CAAAAGCGGGTAGCTCTGTTGATGGCAGCTGGACTCTTTGAAGGGGCTTCCGTTGGTCCTCTGGTTGATTTGGCCATTGAAATTGATCCAAG CATTTTGATCACTGCATTTGTGGGAACTTCAGTGGCTTTTGGTTGTTTCTCAGCAGCAGCTACGTTGGCGAGGCGTAGAGAGTATCTTTACCTCGGTGGGTTGCTTTCATCTGGCTTGTCCATCCTTCTCTGGTTGCAGGTTGCATCTTCTATCTTTGGGGGCTCTGCAGCCATCTTTAAATTTGAG CTGTACTTTGGGCTTTTGGTGTTTGTGGGTTATGTGGTGGTTGACACCCAGGACATCATTGAGAAGGCTCACCTTGGTGATCTGGACTATGTGAAGCATGCTCTGAATCTTTTCACTGACTTTGTTGCCGTCTTTGTGCGAATCCTCATAATTATG TTGAAGAATTCAGctgagaaggaagagaggaagaagaaaaggagaaATTGA
- the LOC110634446 gene encoding vesicle-associated protein 2-1 isoform X1, which translates to MTAGGGNQLISVHPDELKFIFELEKQSYCDLKVVNNTEQHVAFKVKTTSPKKYFVRPNTGVIQPWDSCVIRVTLQAQREYPADMQCKDKFLLQSTTILPHTDVDELPPDTFNKDSSGKTLEECKLRVVYVNPSTQENSEEEASKSSSQSPDANSFHSSICCIFLLSYVLDLGLRERSFHHQALQLLKDERDAAVRQTHQLQKELSMMKRRGYRKSAPGFSLTFAFVVGLIGILVGFILNLTLPSSSTE; encoded by the exons ATGACTGCCGGTGGTGGTAATCAGTTGATTTCTGTTCATCCTGATGAGCTTAAGTTTATCT TTGAGCTGGAGAAACAAAGCTATTGTGATCTTAAAGTTGTGAACAATACAGAACAGCATGTTGCGTTTAAG GTCAAAACCACTTCGCCCAAGAAGTACTTTGTAAGGCCTAACACTGGTGTCATACAACCTTGGGACTCATGTGTCATCAGAG TTACTCTACAAGCCCAACGTGAATATCCTGCAGATATGCAATGCAAAGATAAGTTTCTCTTGCAGAGTACAACCATACTTCCACATACTGATGTTGATGAGCTTCCGCCAGATACT TTTAATAAGGACAGTAGTGGAAAGACATTAGAGGAGTGCAAGCTTAGAGTTGTATATGTCAATCCATCAACTCAAGAAAACTCAGAAGAAGAGGCATCAAAGAGCTCCTCACAGAGTCCTGATGCTAACTCA TTTCATTCAAGCATATGTTGCATTTTCTTGCTTAGTTACGTGCTTGATCTGGGATTAAGAGAAAGGAGTTTTCATCACCAA GCATTACAGCTCCTAAAGGATGAAAGGGATGCAGCTGTTCGACAAACTCATCAACTGCAAAAGGAACTG TCTATGATGAAGAGACGGGGATATCGGAAAAGTGCTCCGGGCTTTTCCCTGACTTTCGCATTTGTTGTGGGGCTTATTGGAATTTTGGTTGGCTTCATCTTGAACCTTACATTGCCTTCATCGTCTACAGAATGA
- the LOC110634446 gene encoding vesicle-associated protein 2-1 isoform X2 — MTAGGGNQLISVHPDELKFIFELEKQSYCDLKVVNNTEQHVAFKVKTTSPKKYFVRPNTGVIQPWDSCVIRVTLQAQREYPADMQCKDKFLLQSTTILPHTDVDELPPDTFNKDSSGKTLEECKLRVVYVNPSTQENSEEEASKSSSQSPDANSALQLLKDERDAAVRQTHQLQKELSMMKRRGYRKSAPGFSLTFAFVVGLIGILVGFILNLTLPSSSTE; from the exons ATGACTGCCGGTGGTGGTAATCAGTTGATTTCTGTTCATCCTGATGAGCTTAAGTTTATCT TTGAGCTGGAGAAACAAAGCTATTGTGATCTTAAAGTTGTGAACAATACAGAACAGCATGTTGCGTTTAAG GTCAAAACCACTTCGCCCAAGAAGTACTTTGTAAGGCCTAACACTGGTGTCATACAACCTTGGGACTCATGTGTCATCAGAG TTACTCTACAAGCCCAACGTGAATATCCTGCAGATATGCAATGCAAAGATAAGTTTCTCTTGCAGAGTACAACCATACTTCCACATACTGATGTTGATGAGCTTCCGCCAGATACT TTTAATAAGGACAGTAGTGGAAAGACATTAGAGGAGTGCAAGCTTAGAGTTGTATATGTCAATCCATCAACTCAAGAAAACTCAGAAGAAGAGGCATCAAAGAGCTCCTCACAGAGTCCTGATGCTAACTCA GCATTACAGCTCCTAAAGGATGAAAGGGATGCAGCTGTTCGACAAACTCATCAACTGCAAAAGGAACTG TCTATGATGAAGAGACGGGGATATCGGAAAAGTGCTCCGGGCTTTTCCCTGACTTTCGCATTTGTTGTGGGGCTTATTGGAATTTTGGTTGGCTTCATCTTGAACCTTACATTGCCTTCATCGTCTACAGAATGA